From the genome of Halomonas sp. MCCC 1A13316, one region includes:
- a CDS encoding inactive transglutaminase family protein, translating to MSRLTFYLIVGLLMVLGIGTSLHRHIQMEVPWTPGEQRQVWEVEAVVDFTALGDSARAELALPSHQRGYRILTENTASPGYGLSFLQDETGRRAQWSIRSATGSQQLYYSVRLLVTDDKRKRQIARPPLRDVSWERPYDTAAAQVIERAWMRSADPYTFTRELIRDFSEDRQGENARLLLTQFERTPLLVRLLNQAGVHAREVSGLMLEDGRRRQALTPWIMVFEDEENWALFDPRTAEQGQPENLLLWETGGRAVLEVQGGTNSRVTFSMLSRSQPAAAAVRSQLADDTLLNFSIHSLPLEEQALFQTILLIPIGALVVVFLRILVGIKTSGTFMPVLIALAFIQTTLPTGLIGFLLVVSVGLVIRNYLSYLNLLLVARVSAVIITVIAIISIFTVLSYRVGLNAGLTITFFPMIILAWTIERMSILWEEEGPKEVLIQGGGSLVTAVLAYLAMNNPWIRHITFNFLGVQLIIMSLILLLGNYTGYRLLELRRFKPVTED from the coding sequence ATGTCGCGACTGACCTTCTATCTCATCGTGGGCCTGCTGATGGTGCTCGGCATCGGCACGAGCCTTCATCGTCATATCCAGATGGAAGTACCGTGGACGCCGGGTGAGCAGCGCCAGGTCTGGGAGGTCGAGGCCGTCGTCGATTTCACCGCCCTGGGCGACTCCGCACGTGCCGAACTGGCTCTACCCTCGCACCAGCGAGGCTATCGGATCCTGACCGAGAATACCGCCTCACCGGGCTACGGCCTGTCATTCCTGCAGGACGAGACCGGGCGTCGAGCGCAGTGGTCGATCCGCAGCGCAACGGGTAGTCAGCAGCTCTACTACTCCGTGCGCCTGCTAGTGACTGATGACAAGCGCAAGCGTCAGATTGCGCGTCCGCCCCTGCGCGACGTCAGTTGGGAGCGTCCTTACGACACGGCGGCGGCTCAGGTGATCGAGCGCGCCTGGATGCGTAGTGCCGATCCTTACACCTTCACGCGGGAGCTGATTCGCGACTTCAGCGAGGATCGCCAGGGGGAGAATGCTCGTTTGCTGCTGACCCAGTTCGAGCGCACCCCCCTACTGGTACGCCTGCTGAACCAGGCCGGCGTGCATGCCCGTGAAGTGAGCGGCCTGATGCTCGAGGACGGGCGTCGGCGTCAGGCGCTGACGCCGTGGATCATGGTCTTCGAGGATGAAGAGAACTGGGCGCTGTTCGATCCACGTACCGCCGAACAAGGCCAGCCGGAAAATCTCCTGCTCTGGGAAACCGGCGGTCGCGCCGTGTTAGAGGTCCAGGGTGGCACCAACTCCCGAGTTACCTTCTCCATGCTGTCGCGCAGCCAGCCGGCCGCGGCCGCTGTGCGCAGCCAGCTGGCTGACGATACCCTGCTCAACTTCTCGATTCATAGCCTGCCGCTCGAGGAGCAGGCATTGTTCCAGACCATCCTGCTGATTCCCATCGGCGCGCTGGTGGTCGTGTTCCTGCGCATCCTCGTCGGCATCAAGACCTCGGGTACCTTCATGCCCGTATTGATTGCGCTGGCTTTCATCCAGACGACCCTGCCCACCGGGCTGATCGGCTTCCTGCTGGTCGTGTCCGTCGGGCTGGTGATACGCAATTATCTCTCGTACCTCAACCTGTTATTGGTGGCGCGAGTCTCGGCGGTGATCATCACGGTCATCGCCATCATTTCGATCTTCACCGTGTTGTCCTATCGTGTAGGACTCAACGCGGGCCTGACGATCACCTTCTTCCCGATGATCATTCTGGCCTGGACCATCGAACGCATGTCGATCCTGTGGGAGGAAGAAGGTCCCAAGGAAGTCTTGATCCAGGGTGGTGGCAGCCTCGTTACGGCTGTGCTGGCCTATCTCGCCATGAACAACCCATGGATACGCCACATCACCTTCAATTTTCTGGGTGTACAGCTCATCATCATGTCGCTGATCCTGCTGCTGGGTAACTACACGGGATATCGGCTGCTCGAGCTGAGACGTTTCAAACCGGTTACCGAGGACTGA